ATAAATAAGCGCTTTGCGGTTTTGCCGGTTTGATCCTCTTAATCAGCCGGAAGCTTCGTTGCCTATCTTACGAGCCCTTACCGGCTTGTCAGGGTCAATACCGAGTCTTATGCCTGCCTCTACAAGCAGGTTCCAGCCCGCTGCTAGCTTTACATAGGGCTCAAACCGTTCAGGTACGTCCGGAATGGCGACATTGTTAAATGGTGTGGCCGTATCTGAAATAGCAACAACAGGTGTGCCGATGTTGCCGGTATAAACCGACATGATCTTATCGAACTCACCGGGGTAGGCATCAACCATTATAATAATGTCATCGGGCGACATGACCTCTTCAACACCGTGCAGCAGGTAAGTGCCCGGAAGGTAAGAGGCCTTCTTTCTGATTATTTCGTTGGTTTTCAGGGTTAGTTCCTCGGCAACTCCGTTATTATTGCCACTGAACCAGACCATACCGGCGTTACATATCAGTTCGACAATCCTTTCGGCAGGTGTGTAATTTAATGCATCTTCAAAAGCTGTTGCCAGTCCCGGGGTATCAAACTCCTCATTCTGCAGGCCTGCAAGAAGCAAATCATAAAACAGGGCCTGGGCAACAACGGTTTTGCTTGCAGCTACCGCCTTTTCCGGGCCGGCATCAATGATATATGTCTTCTCTGAATATTTTTCGAGAAGTGTATCCCGGTTACATGTCAGACCATAAAGTTGTTTGTGGCCTCCTGCTTTAAGGTCCCTGAAAAGGGTTACCAGCTCCTTTGTCTTGCCGCTGTTTGATGCGCCCAAAACAACAAAACCTTCCAGGTTTTTTCCTGCTAGGTCAGTAGAACTTTCTGTAAGTACCAGGGGGCCGGTATTGGCCATTAATCTTCGATGGACCGCATTTTTGGCAGGGAAGATCCTGCTGCTTCCTTCACCGGTAAGCATCAATGGTGATCCCGGGGTAATACCCTGCAGGAACCCGTAAACATCCCGGGCACTAAAATTTTTAATATAATTTACCGAATCGTACATCTCTTTTACGAGATGATACCTTTTGTAGCGTTCTTCGTTTATGTTCATTCCTGAAATGGAATTCTATTTAAGTTTTTTCACCAGAAAGACATCATTACCCTCACCATACCCTCCTTTTCTGTATTCTTCGATGAATTCGGGCTTGTAATAATCCTCTGCAACGAGCTCAGTCTGCTTGAATCCTGCCTTGGTATAAGCATTTACCGCCCTGGTGTTCTTTCTTGATGGTCTCATGAAAAACGTATGAAGGCCCAGTTCCCTGTGCAATTTTTCAACAAGCAGGTTAACCGCTTCTGTGCCTATTCCCCTCCCTGCATATTCCAGTGATTTGAGCCACATGTCGATCTCTGCTATACCCTCCTTTACGTGAAAAGAGGTATAGTAGATGAAACCGATCTCCTCTTTTTCCGGACCGGAGGTAACTACTTTGTAGCATCTGCCGTTCTCGGGCTGGGTGCCGTCGAAGAAAAAATCCCAGTACTCATTGCAGAACTCCTCATAAGCAGGGATTGTGTCACGGGTGTAACCTTCGAGGTTCATCAGAAAATCAGAAAAGTCGGAGTGGAACAGCCAGTTATAGGCTTTTTTCCTGTCTTCTATTTTGGCTTCAGTAAGTTCTATCATAATCTATTAAGCTTTAATTTTCAAATGTAGATGATTTTTTTTTTCATTTAAAATTTCATATGGAAAAATGAAAAAAAAATCATCGTAAAGCGAAGCGGTTCATCCTGTAGGTCAAAATTTTGTATTTTTTGGACAAAATTTTGGCTGTTATTTAAAGGATAAATATACATTAATTTTTTTCTGCGTAAAATTTTTTTCATCAAAGGATACTTGCAACCGGATATTAAAAATAACTTCCGACCGATGGGTTACTGATGCATTAAAGTGCCGGCCGGAGAGACTTTTAAGGTTAAATATTGTTAATAAAGATTTGTAATAAAAATAGGGTAAGGCCAGCCTCTGGCGGTCTTATAATCAGAGAAGCCCTGAAATTGTAAAACACTTAAAAAAATAGCCATGATAAAAAAAGGTGTACAGTTAGCCGGGCCGGAACCCCCCTGACGGGACCATAAAAATAATTAATTGAACAAAAAAAACGTTAGTATGTATATTGTGATTACGAATAAAGTGGTAACAAATAAATATTGGAAGACATGAAAAAAACAGGATTTATTATGATCTTGCTCCTGGTGCAGCAGATCATAAGCGCGCAGATTGAAATGCCTGATATTATTAAGGTTCAGGAGGCAGCTATTGCAGATACATCTTACACCTACCAGTGGAATGAAGATAAAGCTGACTGGGAGATATATGCCAGGGATCTTCACTTTATTGATGATACAAAGCTTGTGACCAGTGTGCTTAAGCAGCGATGGTACCCTGAAGAAAAAGTATGGGATAACTATCAGCAGACTCTCAAAAACTATGACAACAGGGGGAATGAGGTACAATCCATTCTGCAGGAGTGGAACAGGAGTGCAAAAGACTGGATCAATGTACAGATGAAGACCACAACTTATGATGTAAGGGGAAACGAAGCCGAGATACTCTACCAGGAGTGGCACCGTCCAACAGGAGAGTGGTTTAATACTGTTGTGTATCTTATATCATACAACAGGGATTTTGAGAAGAGTGAGGTTGTAGTCCGTACATACGCAGGCATGCAGAATATATGGGACAACTATATGAGGTTCTCATTCAGCTATAGGGACGGTTTCGGACCTCCCTACGAAGTTATGGTTGAAACATGGGGTAAGCCTGATAATCGCTGGAGAACTTTTGGCCGGTACAATCTTTCCTATAACTACCGGGGAAAAGTGACAGAGGAGACAAGAGCCACCTGGAGCGAGAGCCAAAGGGATTGGATCCTGGGCGTAAGATACCTGATGTCATATCGCAGGAATAATAAGGTGGAGGATATTGAACAGAGATGGGACTATTCTGCAAGAAGATGGGTAAATGCAGCAAGGAAGACATTTGAATATGATGATGCCGGTGAAATTTCGGGTGAGACATTTTATCGCTGGGATCGTTCGTATGATCAGTGGAACCTTGAGCGGAGA
This genomic interval from Marinilabiliales bacterium contains the following:
- a CDS encoding sugar isomerase, with the translated sequence MNINEERYKRYHLVKEMYDSVNYIKNFSARDVYGFLQGITPGSPLMLTGEGSSRIFPAKNAVHRRLMANTGPLVLTESSTDLAGKNLEGFVVLGASNSGKTKELVTLFRDLKAGGHKQLYGLTCNRDTLLEKYSEKTYIIDAGPEKAVAASKTVVAQALFYDLLLAGLQNEEFDTPGLATAFEDALNYTPAERIVELICNAGMVWFSGNNNGVAEELTLKTNEIIRKKASYLPGTYLLHGVEEVMSPDDIIIMVDAYPGEFDKIMSVYTGNIGTPVVAISDTATPFNNVAIPDVPERFEPYVKLAAGWNLLVEAGIRLGIDPDKPVRARKIGNEASG
- a CDS encoding N-acetyltransferase, whose amino-acid sequence is MIELTEAKIEDRKKAYNWLFHSDFSDFLMNLEGYTRDTIPAYEEFCNEYWDFFFDGTQPENGRCYKVVTSGPEKEEIGFIYYTSFHVKEGIAEIDMWLKSLEYAGRGIGTEAVNLLVEKLHRELGLHTFFMRPSRKNTRAVNAYTKAGFKQTELVAEDYYKPEFIEEYRKGGYGEGNDVFLVKKLK